The following coding sequences are from one Musa acuminata AAA Group cultivar baxijiao chromosome BXJ1-6, Cavendish_Baxijiao_AAA, whole genome shotgun sequence window:
- the LOC103990164 gene encoding pentatricopeptide repeat-containing protein At4g11690 yields the protein MPSTHNPFFLIQKIIKTQPIHHPATTSLIFRLLIDAHIRSQKPCPAALYLDRMLRCGLTPPITTFNRLLHLLLASDLLHTASSLFLDAKNRVPLDAYSFGIMIRGLCDAGRLDDASNLMEEFEAGGSPPSVVMYTTLIDGCFRRGSFDAARRLFDRMKGQGVAPNEFTYTVMISGCFRNGFSNAGFELYDEMKRAGVFPNLYTYNVLMSQCCKSQDLVFAFQLFDEMTEKGVLPNVVTYNTLIGGFCRQSMVKDATKLLVRMKDAGLRPSLVTYNVLIDGYCRAGKMVKASRVLNQMKQNGHSPSTITYNVLIDGFSRAGDLVGAANAYREMKDRGLTPTNVTYTILIDAFAREDDMDRAFEMHRSMERAGLAADARTYGVLMRGLCMQGEMKDARKLFDAMNDKGLKPTDVIYNMMIYGYCREGSSYRALRLLREMIGNGMVPNAASYGLTIRVLCKDGKRQEAEVLLSKVIHSGLQSCESINGALFDMQ from the coding sequence ATGCCTTCAACCCATAACCCCTTCTTTCTCATTCAAAAGATCATCAAAACCCAGCCGATTCACCACCCCGCCACCACCTCCCTCATCTTCCGCCTCCTCATCGACGCCCACATCCGATCCCAGAAACCCTGCCCCGCCGCCCTCTACCTCGACCGAATGCTGCGTTGCGGCCTCACTCCACCTATCACCACCTTCAACcggctcctccacctcctcctcgcaTCCGACCTCCTCCACACcgcctcctccctcttcctcgaCGCCAAGAACCGCGTCCCTTTGGACGCCTACAGCTTCGGCATTATGATCCGCGGCCTCTGCGACGCCGGACGCCTCGACGATGCTTCGAACTTGATGGAGGAGTTCGAGGCCGGCGGCTCGCCGCCCAGCGTGGTCATGTACACGACTTTGATCGATGGGTGCTTTAGAAGAGGCAGCTTTGATGCGGCGAGGCGATTGTTCGATCGGATGAAGGGACAAGGCGTGGCCCCCAATGAGTTCACTTACACCGTCATGATCAGCGGGTGCTTCAGGAACGGCTTCTCCAATGCCGGGTTCGAGCTGTATGACGAGATGAAGCGCGCGGGAGTCTTTCCCAATCTCTACACATACAATGTGTTGATGTCCCAGTGTTGCAAGAGTCAAGATCTGGTCTTCGCCTTTCAGTTGTTCGACGAAATGACGGAGAAGGGAGTGTTGCCGAATGTTGTGACGTATAACACACTAATCGGTGGGTTTTGTAGGCAAAGCATGGTAAAAGACGCGACGAAGTTGTTGGTGAGGATGAAGGATGCTGGACTGAGACCGAGTTTGGTAACTTATAATGTTCTCATCGACGGGTATTGCCGAGCAGGAAAGATGGTGAAAGCTTCTCGTGTATTGAACCAGATGAAGCAAAATGGTCATTCTCCGAGTACGATCACTTACAATGTACTCATCGATGGGTTTTCTCGAGCTGGAGATTTGGTAGGAGCAGCCAATGCCTATCGAGAAATGAAGGACAGGGGGTTAACCCCCACGAACGTAACTTACACAATCCTCATCGATGCTTTTGCTAGAGAAGATGACATGGACAGGGCTTTCGAGATGCATCGATCCATGGAGAGAGCGGGCTTGGCGGCAGATGCTCGCACATACGGTGTTTTAATGCGTGGTTTGTGCATGCAGGGTGAGATGAAGGATGCCCGGAAGCTGTTCGACGCAATGAACGACAAAGGGTTGAAACCGACTGATGTGATATATAACATGATGATTTATGGGTACTGTAGAGAGGGCAGTTCATACAGGGCGCTGAGGCTGCTGAGGGAGATGATAGGAAATGGAATGGTTCCCAATGCTGCAAGCTATGGTCTGACCATTCGTGTGCTTTGCAAGGATGGGAAGCGGCAAGAGGCCGAGGTTTTGCTGAGTAAAGTGATACACTCGGGCTTGCAGTCGTGTGAATCCATTAATGGAGCATTGTTTGACATGCAGTGA